Proteins encoded within one genomic window of Labrys wisconsinensis:
- a CDS encoding sensor histidine kinase, which yields MTAIRPLDLKLSVMIRIALGALFCAAVTTVLVVSDTRLELVRSLESKSQSFGTYLSLQAFRADAASGQRDRFPDWQFLSEEVLDEGFCVEVSDPSGGSIYASCRGAGGRVTAPPWFSQLYRALLSPGPSIRRGLDARGNTVGAVAVSLDPAAGAARIWHEVGRIVWIVVGSVVLLALIAYLAIDHAMRPARRMLAGIERIAGGDLSCRLPPVRLIELQQISTVINAMAARLATSLAEREELSRRLAIAQEEERRHLARELHDEFGQSLAAINAIAASVEATAEGSCPELIPEAQTLSDIAIRMMGALRSTMARLRPAVIDEVGLVESLRGLVAGWNSRLGRTTRFSFAATGSFHELPDAAAVSIFRIAQEGLTNAARHAEARHVKLVLERLPLGDAAQAGAGAVQLMIEDDGKGCDWERMPREGAGLRGMRERIALFGGRMALGRAGFEGTRLSITMPATVPAKAAA from the coding sequence ATGACCGCGATCCGCCCCCTCGACCTCAAGCTCTCCGTCATGATCCGCATCGCGCTGGGCGCGCTGTTCTGCGCGGCCGTCACCACCGTCCTCGTCGTGTCGGACACGCGCCTGGAGCTCGTGCGCTCCCTGGAGAGCAAGAGCCAGTCCTTCGGCACCTATCTCAGCCTGCAGGCGTTCCGGGCGGATGCCGCCTCGGGGCAGCGCGATCGGTTCCCGGACTGGCAGTTCCTGTCCGAGGAGGTCCTGGACGAGGGCTTCTGCGTTGAGGTCTCCGATCCCAGCGGCGGTTCGATCTATGCGAGCTGTCGAGGGGCCGGCGGCCGTGTGACGGCGCCGCCATGGTTCTCGCAGCTCTATCGGGCCCTGCTCTCGCCCGGACCGTCGATCCGGCGTGGTCTCGACGCACGCGGCAACACGGTCGGTGCGGTGGCGGTCTCGCTAGATCCGGCCGCAGGCGCCGCCCGGATCTGGCACGAGGTCGGCCGCATCGTCTGGATCGTCGTCGGCAGTGTCGTGCTGCTCGCGCTGATCGCCTATCTCGCCATCGATCATGCCATGCGTCCGGCGCGCCGGATGCTGGCGGGCATCGAGCGGATCGCCGGCGGCGACCTGTCGTGCCGCCTGCCGCCTGTCCGGCTGATCGAGCTGCAGCAGATCAGCACGGTGATCAACGCCATGGCGGCCCGGCTTGCGACGAGCCTGGCCGAGCGCGAGGAGCTGTCGCGCCGTCTCGCCATCGCCCAGGAGGAGGAGAGGCGCCATCTGGCGCGCGAGCTCCATGATGAATTCGGCCAGAGCCTGGCCGCGATCAACGCCATCGCCGCATCGGTCGAGGCGACGGCCGAAGGGAGCTGCCCCGAGCTGATCCCGGAAGCCCAGACGCTCTCCGACATCGCCATCAGGATGATGGGCGCCCTGCGCAGCACGATGGCGCGGCTGCGCCCGGCCGTCATCGACGAGGTCGGCCTGGTGGAGAGCCTGCGCGGCCTGGTTGCCGGCTGGAACAGCCGCCTGGGGCGCACCACGCGCTTCTCGTTCGCGGCAACCGGAAGCTTCCACGAGCTGCCGGATGCGGCCGCGGTGAGCATCTTCCGCATCGCCCAGGAGGGGCTGACCAACGCCGCCCGCCATGCCGAGGCGCGCCACGTCAAGCTGGTGCTGGAACGTCTCCCCCTCGGCGACGCCGCGCAGGCCGGCGCAGGTGCGGTGCAGCTGATGATCGAGGACGACGGCAAGGGATGCGACTGGGAGCGGATGCCGCGAGAAGGTGCGGGCCTCAGGGGCATGCGCGAGCGCATTGCCCTCTTCGGCGGCCGGATGGCGCTGGGCCGGGCCGGGTTCGAGGGCACGCGCCTGTCGATCACCATGCCGGCGACCGTCCCGGCGAAGGCGGCGGCGTGA
- a CDS encoding DUF3280 domain-containing protein, whose protein sequence is MALGWSKKGSRARSLLAGVGALCAALLASGAGDAGSRPPIKLAVFDFELDDFTAGGPIAGESPAETARLQLVTRQARRQLTESGLFQLVDVSNAQDKNVRDHWLRKCNGCDADIALKLGADMSFVGMFRKVSVMEQYLEFRIRDARTGQLLKIAQTDLRGETDESWSRALAWLIKARLIEPEKAREKAGTAP, encoded by the coding sequence ATGGCTCTTGGATGGTCGAAGAAGGGCTCTCGGGCACGGAGCCTCCTTGCGGGTGTCGGCGCGCTCTGCGCCGCGCTGCTCGCGTCCGGCGCCGGCGATGCCGGAAGCCGGCCGCCGATCAAGCTCGCGGTCTTCGATTTCGAGCTCGACGACTTCACCGCCGGTGGCCCGATCGCCGGCGAGAGTCCGGCCGAGACGGCGCGGCTGCAGCTCGTCACCCGCCAGGCTCGTCGGCAGCTCACCGAATCCGGCCTGTTCCAGCTCGTCGACGTGAGCAACGCGCAGGACAAGAACGTCAGGGATCACTGGCTGCGCAAATGCAACGGCTGCGACGCCGACATCGCCCTGAAGCTCGGGGCGGACATGTCCTTCGTCGGCATGTTCCGGAAGGTCAGCGTCATGGAGCAATATTTGGAGTTTCGCATCCGCGACGCCCGCACCGGGCAGCTCTTGAAGATCGCGCAGACGGATCTGCGCGGCGAGACCGACGAATCCTGGAGCCGCGCCCTGGCCTGGCTGATCAAGGCGCGGCTGATCGAACCAGAGAAAGCGCGCGAGAAGGCCGGGACCGCTCCGTGA
- the hisI gene encoding phosphoribosyl-AMP cyclohydrolase: MSEDAAIFPAPGDKAALEEGGVFSPRFDRDGLITTVAVDAGSGAVLMVAHMNAESLARTLDTGEAWYWSRSRRTLWRKGDTSGQVQRVVEMRVDCDQDALLIRVEVGGDGGCCHTGRRSCFYRTVPTGQGREVRLAFAEAAA, translated from the coding sequence ATGAGCGAGGACGCTGCGATCTTTCCCGCCCCCGGCGACAAGGCGGCCCTGGAGGAGGGCGGTGTGTTCTCGCCGCGCTTCGACCGGGACGGCCTGATCACGACCGTGGCCGTCGATGCCGGTTCCGGCGCCGTGCTGATGGTCGCGCACATGAACGCGGAGTCGCTGGCGCGGACGTTGGACACCGGCGAGGCCTGGTACTGGTCGCGCTCGCGCCGGACGCTCTGGCGCAAGGGCGACACGTCGGGCCAGGTGCAGCGTGTCGTCGAGATGCGGGTCGACTGCGACCAGGATGCGCTGCTGATCCGGGTAGAGGTCGGCGGTGACGGCGGCTGCTGCCATACCGGCCGGCGCTCGTGCTTCTATCGCACCGTGCCGACGGGGCAGGGGCGCGAGGTGCGGCTGGCCTTCGCCGAGGCCGCAGCCTGA
- the folE gene encoding GTP cyclohydrolase I FolE: MDAMAPSSKPHPEREAGAETRLHRPSRKEAEEAVRTLILWAGDNPDREGLRDTPKRVTKAWRELFRGYEQDVADELDTVFEEVGGYGDIVLVRDIPFFSHCEHHIVPILGKAHIAYYPREGVVGLSKLARVVDIYSRRLQTQENLTAEIVNAIDDHLKPRGLALMMEAEHMCMAMRGIQKQGVSTITTGYTGVFKDDPTEQMRFLTLVRGAAVR; encoded by the coding sequence ATGGACGCCATGGCGCCCTCGTCCAAGCCCCACCCCGAGCGTGAAGCCGGTGCGGAGACGCGACTGCACCGCCCCTCGCGCAAGGAGGCGGAGGAGGCCGTGCGCACGCTGATCCTGTGGGCGGGCGACAATCCCGACCGCGAGGGCCTGCGTGACACGCCCAAGCGCGTGACCAAGGCCTGGCGCGAGCTGTTCCGCGGCTATGAGCAGGACGTGGCCGACGAGCTCGACACGGTGTTCGAGGAAGTCGGCGGCTATGGCGACATCGTGCTGGTGCGCGACATTCCGTTCTTCTCGCACTGCGAGCACCATATCGTGCCGATCCTCGGCAAGGCGCATATCGCCTATTACCCGCGTGAGGGCGTGGTGGGCCTTTCCAAGCTCGCCCGCGTGGTCGATATCTATTCGCGCCGCCTGCAGACGCAGGAGAACCTCACCGCCGAGATCGTCAACGCCATCGACGATCATCTCAAGCCCCGCGGGCTGGCGCTGATGATGGAGGCCGAGCACATGTGCATGGCCATGCGCGGCATCCAGAAGCAGGGCGTCTCCACCATCACCACGGGCTATACCGGCGTGTTCAAGGACGACCCCACCGAGCAGATGCGCTTCCTGACGCTGGTGCGCGGCGCGGCCGTGCGGTAG
- a CDS encoding iron-sulfur cluster assembly scaffold protein — protein MLDDVYNKHILGLAADIPRIGRLAAPDATATAHSRLCGSTVTVDLAMENGVVTDFAHVVKACALGQASSSIMARHVIGATGDELRTARETMRRMLKENGPPPGGRFAEAMVLEPVRDYKARHASTMLTFDAVVEAVDKIEAKRPEARREAAE, from the coding sequence ATGCTCGACGACGTCTATAACAAGCATATTCTTGGGCTGGCCGCCGATATACCGCGGATCGGACGTTTGGCCGCACCCGATGCGACGGCCACCGCCCATTCCAGGCTGTGCGGCTCGACGGTGACCGTCGACCTCGCCATGGAGAACGGCGTCGTCACCGATTTCGCGCACGTGGTGAAGGCCTGCGCCCTCGGCCAGGCCTCGTCCTCGATCATGGCACGCCACGTCATCGGCGCGACCGGCGACGAGCTGCGCACGGCGCGCGAGACGATGCGCCGCATGCTGAAGGAAAACGGCCCGCCGCCCGGCGGCCGGTTCGCGGAGGCGATGGTGCTGGAGCCGGTGCGCGACTACAAGGCGCGCCACGCCTCCACCATGCTGACCTTCGACGCCGTGGTCGAAGCCGTCGACAAGATCGAAGCCAAGAGACCGGAAGCCAGACGGGAAGCCGCCGAATGA
- the yidD gene encoding membrane protein insertion efficiency factor YidD, with protein MRELPRQAAHVAIRAYQLTLSSVMGRRCRYLPTCSEYTDDAIRAHGLWAGGWIGLARICRCHPWGGSGFDPAPERLPADSAWYRPWRYGRWRPIVCEPASTGNPHP; from the coding sequence GTGAGAGAGCTCCCCCGCCAGGCCGCCCATGTCGCGATCAGGGCCTATCAGCTGACGCTCTCCTCCGTCATGGGGCGGCGCTGCCGCTATCTTCCCACCTGCTCGGAGTACACGGACGACGCCATCCGGGCGCACGGCCTGTGGGCCGGCGGCTGGATCGGCCTTGCGCGCATCTGCCGTTGCCATCCCTGGGGCGGCTCCGGCTTCGATCCGGCACCGGAGCGGTTGCCGGCCGATTCCGCCTGGTATAGACCGTGGCGCTACGGCCGCTGGCGGCCGATCGTCTGCGAGCCGGCTTCCACCGGCAATCCGCACCCTTGA
- the thrS gene encoding threonine--tRNA ligase → MPVLTFPDGNQRAFDAGITGKAVAESISKSLAKKAIAMKLDGTLTDLSDAITKDASIAIVTRESPEALELIRHDAAHVMAEAVQTLWPGTQVTIGPVIENGFYYDFFRNEPFTPDDFAAIEAKMREIIARNAPFTKSVWSREKARQVFRDKGEAFKVELVDAIPDGQDLKIYDQGGWFDLCRGPHMVSTGQIGPAFKLMKVAGAYWRGDSNNPMLTRIYATAWRSQEELDLYLHQIEEAEKRDHRRLGREMDLFHFQEEGPGVVFWHAKGWTLFQELIAYMRRRLKLLGYQEVNAPQLLDKSLWETSGHWGWYRENMFMAKSAGEETDDDRVFAIKPMNCPGHVQIFKHGLRSYRELPLRLAEFGAVHRYEPSGALHGLMRVRGFTQDDAHIFCTDEQMAAECLAINDLILSTYRDFGFDKIVVKLSTRPDKRVGSDELWDRAEAVMTKVLEQIAAESGGLIETSINPGEGAFYGPKFEYVLRDAIGRDWQCGTTQVDFNLPERFGAFYIAESGAKTVPVMIHRAICGSMERFAGILIEHFAGHFPLWLAPVQAMICTITGEADDYARTVHQALLKAGLRAEIDLRNEKIGYKVREHSLTKVPVILAVGKQEAAEKTVSIRRLGTQGQTPSTLQEAIASLAAEATPPDLARARA, encoded by the coding sequence ATGCCCGTTCTGACCTTTCCCGATGGCAATCAGCGCGCCTTCGACGCCGGCATCACCGGCAAGGCGGTGGCCGAATCGATCTCCAAGTCGCTCGCCAAGAAGGCGATCGCCATGAAGCTCGACGGCACCCTGACCGATCTTTCCGACGCGATCACCAAGGACGCGTCCATCGCCATCGTCACCCGCGAGAGCCCGGAAGCGCTGGAGCTGATCCGGCACGACGCCGCTCACGTCATGGCCGAGGCCGTTCAGACGCTGTGGCCGGGGACGCAGGTCACCATCGGCCCGGTGATCGAGAACGGCTTCTATTACGACTTCTTCCGCAACGAGCCGTTCACGCCGGACGATTTCGCCGCGATCGAAGCCAAGATGCGCGAGATCATCGCCCGCAACGCGCCCTTCACCAAATCGGTGTGGAGCCGGGAGAAGGCGCGCCAGGTGTTCCGCGACAAGGGCGAGGCCTTCAAGGTCGAGCTGGTCGACGCCATTCCGGACGGCCAGGACCTGAAGATCTACGACCAGGGCGGCTGGTTCGACCTCTGCCGCGGGCCGCACATGGTCTCGACCGGCCAGATCGGCCCGGCCTTCAAGCTGATGAAGGTTGCCGGCGCCTACTGGCGCGGCGATTCCAACAATCCGATGCTGACGCGCATCTATGCCACCGCCTGGCGCAGCCAGGAGGAGCTCGACCTCTATCTCCACCAGATCGAGGAGGCGGAAAAGCGCGACCATCGCCGCCTCGGCCGCGAGATGGACCTGTTCCACTTCCAGGAGGAAGGGCCGGGCGTCGTCTTCTGGCACGCCAAGGGCTGGACCCTGTTCCAGGAGCTGATCGCCTATATGCGCCGGCGGCTCAAGCTGCTCGGCTACCAGGAGGTGAACGCGCCGCAGCTCCTCGACAAGTCGCTGTGGGAGACCTCGGGCCATTGGGGCTGGTACCGGGAGAACATGTTCATGGCCAAGTCGGCCGGCGAGGAGACCGACGACGATCGGGTCTTCGCCATCAAGCCGATGAACTGCCCCGGCCATGTGCAAATCTTCAAGCATGGCTTGAGGTCTTACCGAGAACTGCCTCTGCGCCTTGCTGAATTCGGCGCAGTGCACCGCTATGAGCCCTCGGGCGCCCTGCACGGCCTGATGCGCGTGCGCGGCTTCACCCAGGACGATGCGCACATCTTCTGCACCGACGAGCAGATGGCGGCGGAATGCCTGGCCATCAACGACCTGATCCTGTCGACCTACCGGGATTTCGGCTTCGACAAGATCGTGGTCAAGCTCTCCACCCGTCCGGACAAGCGCGTCGGCAGCGATGAGCTGTGGGACCGGGCCGAAGCGGTGATGACGAAGGTGCTCGAGCAGATCGCCGCGGAGTCCGGCGGCCTGATCGAGACCAGCATCAATCCCGGCGAAGGCGCCTTCTACGGGCCGAAATTCGAATATGTGCTGCGCGACGCCATCGGCCGCGACTGGCAGTGCGGCACCACGCAGGTCGACTTCAACCTGCCCGAGCGGTTCGGCGCCTTCTACATCGCCGAGAGCGGCGCCAAGACCGTGCCCGTCATGATCCACCGGGCCATCTGCGGCTCGATGGAGCGCTTCGCCGGCATCCTGATCGAGCATTTTGCCGGACACTTCCCGCTCTGGCTGGCGCCGGTGCAGGCGATGATCTGCACCATCACGGGCGAGGCGGACGACTATGCCAGGACCGTGCACCAGGCCCTGCTGAAGGCGGGGCTGCGGGCGGAGATCGACCTTCGCAACGAGAAGATCGGCTACAAGGTGCGCGAGCACTCGCTGACCAAGGTCCCGGTGATCCTGGCGGTCGGCAAGCAGGAGGCGGCCGAGAAGACCGTGTCGATCCGCCGCCTCGGCACCCAGGGCCAGACGCCGAGCACGCTGCAGGAGGCGATCGCCAGCCTCGCGGCGGAAGCAACGCCCCCAGACCTGGCGCGAGCCCGGGCCTGA
- a CDS encoding replicative DNA helicase, which translates to MPPTLEATIHRIDPAGQQPAYRQAPHNVEAEQALLGAILVNNEAYYRVSDFLLPQHFFDPLHAKVFEITTSLIRGGKIATPITLKTFLGPDQEIAGGLTVAQYLARLAAEATTVINAGDYGQTIYDLAIRRALIGIGEDVVNLAYDAPVDMAPQSQIEDAERRLYELAESGRSDGGFARFSEALKDAIDMASAAYQRDGNLSGVATGLDDLDRMMGGLQPSDLIILAGRPAMGKTSLVTNIAFNIAKTYRYEVQPDGAHKTVDGGSVGFFSLEMSCEQLATRIIAEQASVPSYKIRRGDLMEEEFSRLVIASQEMQNLPLYIDDTGGISIAQLVARARRLKRQRGLDLLIIDYIQLLSGAAKKGDNRVQEMTEITTGLKALAKELAVPIIGLSQLSRQVESRDDKRPQLSDLRESGSIEQDADVVMFVYREEYYLKNKMPKEGTPEFFTWQAEMEAIAGHAEVIIGKQRHGPTGTVKLQFDADITRFSNLARPDHLPDRM; encoded by the coding sequence ATGCCCCCGACCCTCGAAGCCACCATCCACCGCATCGACCCTGCCGGCCAGCAGCCCGCGTACCGGCAGGCGCCGCACAATGTCGAGGCGGAGCAGGCGCTGCTCGGCGCCATCCTGGTCAACAACGAGGCCTATTACCGCGTCTCGGACTTCCTGCTGCCGCAGCACTTCTTCGACCCGCTGCATGCCAAGGTGTTCGAGATCACCACCAGCCTGATCCGCGGCGGCAAGATCGCCACGCCCATCACCCTCAAGACCTTCCTGGGCCCGGACCAGGAGATCGCCGGCGGCCTGACGGTGGCGCAATATCTGGCGCGCCTCGCCGCCGAGGCGACGACCGTGATCAATGCCGGCGACTACGGCCAGACCATCTACGATCTCGCCATCCGCCGGGCCCTGATCGGCATCGGCGAGGACGTCGTCAACCTCGCCTATGACGCGCCGGTGGACATGGCGCCCCAGTCGCAGATCGAGGATGCCGAGCGCCGGCTCTACGAGCTCGCCGAGAGCGGGCGCTCGGACGGCGGCTTCGCCCGCTTCTCCGAGGCGCTGAAGGATGCCATCGACATGGCCTCCGCCGCCTATCAGCGCGACGGCAATCTCTCGGGCGTGGCGACCGGGCTCGACGACCTCGACCGGATGATGGGCGGCCTGCAGCCCTCGGACCTCATCATCCTCGCCGGCCGCCCGGCCATGGGCAAGACGTCGCTCGTCACCAACATCGCCTTCAACATCGCCAAGACCTATCGCTACGAGGTGCAGCCGGACGGCGCGCACAAGACCGTCGACGGCGGCTCGGTCGGCTTCTTCTCGCTGGAAATGTCGTGCGAGCAGCTCGCCACCCGCATCATCGCCGAGCAGGCCAGCGTGCCCTCCTACAAGATCCGGCGCGGCGATCTGATGGAGGAGGAGTTCTCCCGCCTCGTCATCGCCAGCCAGGAGATGCAGAACCTGCCGCTCTATATCGACGATACCGGCGGCATCTCCATCGCCCAGCTCGTCGCCCGCGCCCGCCGCCTCAAGCGCCAGCGCGGCCTCGACCTCCTGATCATCGACTATATCCAGCTGCTCTCCGGCGCCGCCAAGAAGGGCGACAACCGCGTCCAGGAGATGACCGAGATCACCACCGGACTGAAGGCCCTGGCCAAGGAGCTGGCCGTGCCGATCATCGGACTGTCGCAGCTCTCGCGCCAGGTCGAGAGCCGCGACGACAAGCGCCCGCAGCTCTCGGACCTGCGCGAATCCGGCTCCATCGAGCAGGACGCCGACGTGGTGATGTTCGTCTACCGCGAGGAATATTACCTCAAGAACAAGATGCCGAAGGAAGGCACGCCGGAGTTCTTCACCTGGCAGGCCGAGATGGAGGCGATCGCCGGCCACGCCGAGGTGATCATCGGCAAGCAGCGCCACGGGCCGACGGGCACGGTGAAGCTGCAGTTCGACGCGGACATCACCCGCTTCTCCAACCTCGCGCGGCCGGACCATCTGCCGGACCGGATGTGA